Part of the Pseudomonas abietaniphila genome is shown below.
CCGCACCAGGTTGTAGTTGAAACCTTGCAGCGTGGCAGAAACGGTGATGATCACGAACGGAACCCCCAGCACCGCGTGCACCAGAATCAGCGAGGTGTAGCTGTTACCCAGCCCCAAGGGCGCGAAGAACAGGTAACTGGCAACACCCACGATGACCACCGGCACGACCATCGGCGAGATGACCAATGCCATGACCAGCGATTTGCCGGGGAAGTTGCTGCGGGTCAGACCGATCGCTGCCAATGTCCCGAAGCCCATGGCCAGAACGGTCGCTGCAGGCGCGACGATAAGGCTGTTCTTAAGCGCACGCATCCATTCGGCCGAACCGAAGAAGTCCTGGTACCAGTGCAACGAGAAGCCTTGCAGCGGGTACACCAGAAAACTGCCCGAGTTGAACGACAACGGCACGATGACCAGCACCGGCAACACCAGGAACAACAGAATCAGCCCGCACAGGATGCGCAGTGCGTAGTACCAGACCCGCTCGATGGGCGAGGAATAAGGGCTCAACATTTCAGTCTCCTCAGCTCAGACGCAGGCGGCTGGCGCCGACCAGCCAGCTATAGATCAGGTACAGCACGACAGTCGCCAGCAGCAGCAAACCACCCAACGCCGTCGCCATCCCCCAGTTGATGCTGGTGTTGGTGTAGAAGGCCACGAAGTAGCTGACCATCTGATCGTTCGGGCTGCCGAGCAAGGCCGGGGTGATGTAGTAACCAATAGCCAGGATGAACACCAACAGACAGCCTGCGCCAACACCGGCATAGGTCTGCGGGAAGTACACGCGCCAGAAGCTGGCGAAGGGGTTGCAGCCCAGCGAAATCGCGGCCCGCATGTACGTAGGCGAGATGCCTTTCATGACGCTGTAGATCGGCAGGATCATGAACGGCAGCATGATGTGCACCATCGAGATGTAGACGCCGACCCGGTTGAACACCAGCTCCAGCGGTTTATCGATGATGCCCAACGCCATCAGGGCACCGTTGATCAGACCGCTCGACTGGAGCAGTACGATCCATGCCGCGACACGCACCAGAATCGAGGTCCAGAACGGCAACAGCACCAGAATCATCAGCAAGTTGCTTTGACGTGCAGGCAGATTCGCCAGCAGGTAGGCCAATGGGTACGCGAGGAACAGGCAGATCACCGTGATCACCAGGCCCATCCAGAATGTCCGGGCAAAGATGTCGATGTAGATCGCTTGATCCGGGGTCGCTGGCGCCACTTCACCGAGGTCATCGATGCGGTGGTCCACAGCGGCCAGCAAATAATAAGGGGTGAGGCTTGAGGTGTTGCGACGGATCGCCTGCCAGTACGCGGGATCACCCCAGCGCTCATCGACGGCTTCCAGCGCTTCCTTATAAGAAGCTGGCTCGTCCTTGAACGGAACGGCACGGGCCGTTTTCGCCAGCAGACTGCGGTAACCGGCTAGCTCCTGGTTCAGGCGCTTGGACAAGTCGCCCAGTGTCTGATTCTTGCGGGCTTCGGCCAGATCCTGGCTCGCGGCCTTATAGACCGACTCGGGAGGCAGGCCTTTGCCATCCCACTTCGCCACTTCAACAACGGTCAACGGCATGCCGCCAACCACTTCAGGGTTGCTCACGCTTTTGTACAGCAGCGCCGCAATCGGCACCAGAAACACCAGCAGCAGGAAAATCGCCAATGGCGCGATCAACGCCTGAGCCTTCCAGCGGTTGACGCGCTCGGCACGGGCCAGGCGTTGCTTCAAGGTCGGGCTGGCGCCTTCAGTCAGGGGCACGGCGGTGGCCATAGCGAACTCCGAAATCTTTCAACAAAGGGTGCGTTTCTCACTCCACGAGAAAGGAAACGCACCCGGATCTAACTCAAATCACGACGCCAAGCGGCGACGTCTGTCGCAGGCTTACTTGGCAGCCCAAGAGTTGAAGCGCTGCTCGAGGTTCTCGCCAAAGTCAGCCCAGAATTTCACGTCGATCTGTACCTGATCCTTGATGTTCTCTTCGGTGGTCGGCATGTTTTTCAACGTGTCGGCGCTCAGCAACTTGACCGCCTCTTTGTTGGCCGGGCCGTAAGCGATGTTCTCGGAGTAGGTCTTCTGCTGCTCAGGCTTGAGGGTGTAAGCGATGAATTTCTTCGCTTCCTCGGCGTTTTTCGCGCCCTTCGGAATGGCCCATGCATCGAAGTCATACACGCCGCCGGTCCAGACCACTTTCAGGTTGCTTTCCTTCTGCACGGCGGCGATGCGACCGTTGTAGGCCGAGCTCATCACGACGTCGCCAGACTGCAGGAACTGAGGCGGCTGTGCGCCCGCTTCCCACCACTGAATGCTTGGCTTGAGCTTGTCGAGCATCTTGAAGGCGCGGTCCTGGCCTTCTTTGGTCGCCAACACTTTGTAGACGTCTTTCGGTGCGACGCCGTCAGCCATCAGCGCGAATTCCAGGGTGTACTTGGCGCCCTTACGCAGGCCGCGTTTGCCCGGGAATTTCTCGGTGTTCCAGAAATCGGCCCAGCCGGTCGGTGCGGATTTCAGCTTGTCGGCGTTGTACGCCAATACGGTCGACCAGACGAAAAAGCCTACGCCACAGGTCTGAATCGCACCTGGCACGTAGTCTTCTTTCTTGCCCAGAATGGCCGGATCGAGCGTCTCGAACATGTCCTCGTCGCAACCGCGAGACAGCTCTGGCGATTCGACCTCGACCAGATCCCAGCTCACGCTCTTGGTGTCGACCATGGCTTTGACCTTGGCCATCTCACCGTTGTACTCGCCCGCAATGATCTTGCCGCTGCCCGCTTTTTCCCACGGTGCGTAGAAGGCCTTTTCCTGCGCAGCCTTGTTCGCGCCACCGAAGGAAATGACAGTCAGGTCGGCGGCCATGGCTTGCGCCGCGCACATCATGCCGACCGATAGAGCGGTGAGCTTCAATGTCTTGAGCATTTGGTTTTCTCTCCACGAACAATGTTGGTTAAGCAATGGGGGGGGCGATTCGGTCGCCTCTGGGTGCTTCTGTTTGCGACTACAGCGGATGAATCAATGCGCTTCCTGCAAAGGATCCAGCGCGCGAGCGTGCTCGACCTGCCATCCAATGGGCACAACGTCGCCAACGCTCAATGCCGGGTCCAGCTCGGCGATGGGCTGCTTGACGAAGAAATCGGTTTTCCCGGCGACTTCCAGGCGCACACGCACGTGATCGCCCAGATAGATGAATTCAGCCACACGTCCGGAGAAACGGTTGACGCAGCTTTCGCTACGACCATTGAGGTTCACGCGCTCAGGACGAATCGACAGCGTGACCGAGTCGCCCGGTGCGCCCACGTTGACCGCCAGGGCCTCGACTTTCTCGCCGCGGCCCAAGGTCACCACGCAGCGGTCGCCGCTCTGGCTGAGCAAGGTGCCGTTGATGCGATTGTTCTCGCCGATGAAGTTGGCGACGAAGGTGTTTTTCGGCTCTTCGTACAGCGTGCGCGGCGGCGCGATCTGCTGGATTTCGCCCTGGTGAAAGACGGCTACCCGGTCGGACATGGTCAGCGCCTCGCCCTGGTCGTGGGTCACGTAGACAACCGTCACGCCCAGACGCTGGTGCAGGTGCTTGATCTCCATCTGCATGTGTTCACGCAGCTGCTTGTCGAGCGCGCCGAGGGGTTCGTCCATCAGCACCAGTTGCGGTTCGAACACCAGCGCGCGGGCCAATGCGACACGCTGTTGCTGACCACCGGACAACTGCGCCGGATAACGATGGGAGAACGTCCCGAGCTGCACCATGTCGAGCGCACGCTTGACCTTCTCGGCAACGTCGGTCTTGCTCATGCCGCGCACTGACAGCGGGAACGCCAGGTTCTCGGCGACCGTCATGTGCGGGAACAGGGCATAGTTCTGGAACACCATGCCGATGTCGCGTTTGTGCGGTGGCACGTTGTTGATCGAGCGGCCGGCCAGCAGAATCTCGCCCGCGGTCGGCGTTTCAAAACCGGCGAGCATCATCAGGCTGGTGGTCTTGCCCGAGCCCGAAGGCCCGAGCAGGGTGAGAAACTCGCCCTTGCGGATGTCCAGGTTGAGGTCTTTGACGATCAGGGCTTCGCCGTCGTAGCTCTTTTGCACACCACGAAAGCTGACCAGAACATCACTCGCCCCAGCGCTTGAATCGACGTTGCTCATTACCCACACCTTTGTTTAATCAACCGTGGGAACAAGCCTAGATTAGCCGGCAGACCGCGCAAATCGGGGCGTAGGAGAGATTATCCTAGGCGCTATGGAAGGTGCTCTGTAGGAATTGCCCTACACGGACGGCGGGAATAGGCATGCAGTCAGGCAGACGGATTTCGCACGTTGAAACCCGTTCGCGGGCAAGCGCGCGCCTACAGCGGGTCGCAGTCTTTCTGTGGGAGCGAGCTTGCTCGCGAAGGGGTCATTGCAGGCGCTGAAAACGGTCGTTTTCAGACACGCGATCACACCAGCTTGTGCTCCATCGCATACTTCACCAGCTCCGCCAGCGAAGTAATGTTGAGCTTCTGCATAAGGCGCGCCTTGTGGGTGCTGATTGTCTTGCTGCTGAGCGCCAGTTGCTGGGCGATGTCGTTGACATTGGCGCCTTGGGCCAGGCGCTCGAACACCGAGAACTCGCGCTCGGACAGCAGTGAATGCAGCGGCCGGCTATCTGTCAGGCCGACTTCGAACACCATGCGGTCAGCCAGGTCCGGATCGATGTAACGACCACCCGCCGCCACCCGTCGGATCGCGGTCAGCAGCAATGCCGGATCACTGTCCTTGGTGGCGTATCCGGCAGCGCCAATCTTCAGGGCACGCGCCGCCATCTGCGCCTCGTCGTGCATTGAAAGCACCAAAATGGCGGGAGGGTTGTTCAGTGCTCGAATTCTCGGGATGGCTTCCAGACCGTTCACGCCGGGCATGGAGATGTCGAGCAGCACGACTTCGCACTCGATATGGCGCAGGCCTTCGAGCAACTGTTCACCATTGCTGGCCTCCCCCACTACCTGCAGGTCTTTGGCCAGGCCAATCAACTGCTTGATGCCTTCACGAACGATGGTGTGGTCTTCGGCGACCAATACACGAATCACTGCACTTGCTCCTGCGCGACCTGTTCCAGGGGAATGTAGATGCGCAAGGTTGTGCCTTCTCCCAGCGTGCTGTCCAGATGCAATCGTCCGCCCATGATCAATACACGCTCGCGCATGCCCACCAGCCCGAACGACGCCGGACGCTCTGCCCGTTGATCGAAGCCTTTGCCGTCGTCGGCCACGCTCATGCACAGCACGCCGTTGTTCAGGCTCAGGTTCAACTCGACGGTGTGCGCCTCGGCGTGACGCATGACGTTGGTCAGCGACTCCTGCAGGATACGAAACAGACCGATAGCGGTCGCGTCCGGCAACGCCGGCAGGTTGTCCGGCACCTGAACCAGACACGGAATCTGCGTGCGCGCTTCAAAACGCCGGGCTTGCCACTCGATAGCCGAGGCGATGCCGGCATCGAGGATCGGCGGACGCAGCGCGGTAGCGACGTCACGCACCAGCTGAAACAACTGGGCGATCAAGCGCTTCATGCTGTTCAGGCGATCCCGCAACCCTGGATCGAGGTCGGCGTAGGCGAGTTCGCACATGGACGTTTCCAGTTTCAGCACGGTCAGCATCTGACCCAGCTCGTCGTGAACCTCGCGGGCGATGCGCGCCTTTTCCTCTTCCCGAACCGTTTCAAGGTGCGCCGACAAATCCCGCAGTTGCTCGGCCAGAACCTGCAAGCGGGCTTCGCTTTCCTGCAACGCGGCAAGCGAGCGACGGCGTTCGGTCACGTCGGTGATGAACACCACCAGGTATTCGGCCTCGCGAAAGCGCAAAAAGCTCAGCGAGACATCCGCTGGCAGGATGCTGCCGTCCGCGCGAACACAATTACTTTCGAAACTCTGCGGGGCTTCATCACTGGAGCGTGCGTTCTTCCACAGGTTAAGCCAGCGATCCATGTTCAGTCCGGGTTCGAAATCGATCAAAGGACGATCGACCACACCGCCAGGCGCATACCCCAGCATGCTCTCCGCCGCCCGGTTGGCGTAACGTACGTGGCTGTCCCAGTTGACCCAAAGAATGCCTACCGTGCTTTGGTCGATGGAGAACTGCGCCAGACGCAGTGACTCCTCCCCCGCCCGACGCTTGGCAATGTCTTCACGCGCCGCCAGCAATTCACGCTCCAGCGCCTGCTGTTGCTTGCGTTGCCAGAGCACAATGGCGGCGCTCGCCAACACCAGCACTAACAACAGCAGGGTGAGGTTTTTCCACAGGCCCGGGGACCCACTGACTTGCGGGTACTTGGGCTGCAACCACTGGGCGTGCAGCTGGTCGAGGTCTTTCGGCGCAATCACGTTCAGCGCACGACTGATGATCTCGGCCAGCTCGGGCATGTCGCGCCGAGAGGCGACCCGCAGTAGCTGCGGAAAGCCGATATCGCCCACAACGGCCAGACCCGCGAACTCGCTTTCCCGGGACAACCGACTGAGTTGCGCT
Proteins encoded:
- a CDS encoding ABC transporter permease; amino-acid sequence: MLSPYSSPIERVWYYALRILCGLILLFLVLPVLVIVPLSFNSGSFLVYPLQGFSLHWYQDFFGSAEWMRALKNSLIVAPAATVLAMGFGTLAAIGLTRSNFPGKSLVMALVISPMVVPVVIVGVASYLFFAPLGLGNSYTSLILVHAVLGVPFVIITVSATLQGFNYNLVRAAASLGASPLTAFRRVTLPLIAPGVISGALFAFATSFDEVVVTLFLAGPEQATLPRQMFSGIRENLSPTIAAAATLLIGFSVVLLLALEWLRGRSEKLRTAVE
- a CDS encoding ABC transporter permease; translation: MATAVPLTEGASPTLKQRLARAERVNRWKAQALIAPLAIFLLLVFLVPIAALLYKSVSNPEVVGGMPLTVVEVAKWDGKGLPPESVYKAASQDLAEARKNQTLGDLSKRLNQELAGYRSLLAKTARAVPFKDEPASYKEALEAVDERWGDPAYWQAIRRNTSSLTPYYLLAAVDHRIDDLGEVAPATPDQAIYIDIFARTFWMGLVITVICLFLAYPLAYLLANLPARQSNLLMILVLLPFWTSILVRVAAWIVLLQSSGLINGALMALGIIDKPLELVFNRVGVYISMVHIMLPFMILPIYSVMKGISPTYMRAAISLGCNPFASFWRVYFPQTYAGVGAGCLLVFILAIGYYITPALLGSPNDQMVSYFVAFYTNTSINWGMATALGGLLLLATVVLYLIYSWLVGASRLRLS
- a CDS encoding ABC transporter substrate-binding protein; this translates as MLKTLKLTALSVGMMCAAQAMAADLTVISFGGANKAAQEKAFYAPWEKAGSGKIIAGEYNGEMAKVKAMVDTKSVSWDLVEVESPELSRGCDEDMFETLDPAILGKKEDYVPGAIQTCGVGFFVWSTVLAYNADKLKSAPTGWADFWNTEKFPGKRGLRKGAKYTLEFALMADGVAPKDVYKVLATKEGQDRAFKMLDKLKPSIQWWEAGAQPPQFLQSGDVVMSSAYNGRIAAVQKESNLKVVWTGGVYDFDAWAIPKGAKNAEEAKKFIAYTLKPEQQKTYSENIAYGPANKEAVKLLSADTLKNMPTTEENIKDQVQIDVKFWADFGENLEQRFNSWAAK
- a CDS encoding ABC transporter ATP-binding protein; this encodes MSNVDSSAGASDVLVSFRGVQKSYDGEALIVKDLNLDIRKGEFLTLLGPSGSGKTTSLMMLAGFETPTAGEILLAGRSINNVPPHKRDIGMVFQNYALFPHMTVAENLAFPLSVRGMSKTDVAEKVKRALDMVQLGTFSHRYPAQLSGGQQQRVALARALVFEPQLVLMDEPLGALDKQLREHMQMEIKHLHQRLGVTVVYVTHDQGEALTMSDRVAVFHQGEIQQIAPPRTLYEEPKNTFVANFIGENNRINGTLLSQSGDRCVVTLGRGEKVEALAVNVGAPGDSVTLSIRPERVNLNGRSESCVNRFSGRVAEFIYLGDHVRVRLEVAGKTDFFVKQPIAELDPALSVGDVVPIGWQVEHARALDPLQEAH
- a CDS encoding response regulator transcription factor codes for the protein MIRVLVAEDHTIVREGIKQLIGLAKDLQVVGEASNGEQLLEGLRHIECEVVLLDISMPGVNGLEAIPRIRALNNPPAILVLSMHDEAQMAARALKIGAAGYATKDSDPALLLTAIRRVAAGGRYIDPDLADRMVFEVGLTDSRPLHSLLSEREFSVFERLAQGANVNDIAQQLALSSKTISTHKARLMQKLNITSLAELVKYAMEHKLV
- a CDS encoding PAS domain-containing sensor histidine kinase, coding for MLLVLIVLCSMAQAGVPTAPPDPLSGPQRDWLNQRAQLRVGLVLQAPYAQFDRRAQVLSGANVDLVNLMAKTLQVDLLWRNFSDQAELEKALADGEIDFAPGLTQTPAGLRLWLYSDPYMRVPQLLVGERDGSGVVDLEKLDSQVRVAVRMPSTTADYLRSNYTHLNLQGVPMERQALQLLLSQQARYAVVDEAQLSRLSRESEFAGLAVVGDIGFPQLLRVASRRDMPELAEIISRALNVIAPKDLDQLHAQWLQPKYPQVSGSPGLWKNLTLLLLVLVLASAAIVLWQRKQQQALERELLAAREDIAKRRAGEESLRLAQFSIDQSTVGILWVNWDSHVRYANRAAESMLGYAPGGVVDRPLIDFEPGLNMDRWLNLWKNARSSDEAPQSFESNCVRADGSILPADVSLSFLRFREAEYLVVFITDVTERRRSLAALQESEARLQVLAEQLRDLSAHLETVREEEKARIAREVHDELGQMLTVLKLETSMCELAYADLDPGLRDRLNSMKRLIAQLFQLVRDVATALRPPILDAGIASAIEWQARRFEARTQIPCLVQVPDNLPALPDATAIGLFRILQESLTNVMRHAEAHTVELNLSLNNGVLCMSVADDGKGFDQRAERPASFGLVGMRERVLIMGGRLHLDSTLGEGTTLRIYIPLEQVAQEQVQ